Proteins encoded within one genomic window of Sphingomonas cannabina:
- a CDS encoding arginyltransferase: MTAPFRFPRFFVTAPSPCPYLPGRQERKVFTELNGQHASELNDALGRIGFRRSQSVAYRPSCAGCAACVSVRVVTEGFKPNATQRKLLRRHEDLEAHACRPWATDEQFQLLRRYLATRHPGGGMAQMDEGDYADMVEQSPVNSYVVEYREPATEGKRGRLIGACITDRQADGLSMIYSFFDADDPERPSLGNYIIMDHILRARDAGLPYVYLGYWVKGSERMAYKTRYRPIEVLGPNGWAAFDPDADPVPPHAPRVRELV, from the coding sequence GTGACTGCACCTTTTCGTTTTCCGCGTTTCTTCGTCACCGCGCCCTCGCCGTGCCCCTATCTGCCCGGGCGGCAGGAGCGGAAGGTCTTCACCGAGCTCAACGGCCAGCACGCGAGTGAGCTCAACGACGCGCTCGGCCGGATCGGCTTCCGCCGCAGCCAGTCGGTCGCCTATCGCCCGAGCTGCGCCGGCTGCGCCGCCTGCGTCTCGGTCCGCGTCGTCACCGAGGGCTTCAAGCCCAACGCGACCCAGCGCAAGCTGCTGCGCCGGCACGAGGACCTGGAAGCCCACGCCTGCCGCCCCTGGGCGACCGACGAGCAGTTCCAGCTGCTGCGGCGCTATCTCGCGACGCGCCATCCCGGCGGCGGCATGGCCCAGATGGACGAGGGCGATTATGCCGACATGGTCGAGCAGAGCCCCGTCAACAGCTACGTCGTCGAATATCGCGAACCCGCAACGGAGGGGAAACGCGGCCGGTTGATCGGCGCTTGCATCACCGACCGGCAGGCGGACGGGCTGTCGATGATCTACAGCTTCTTCGACGCCGACGATCCGGAGCGCCCGAGCCTTGGCAACTACATCATCATGGATCACATCCTGCGCGCACGCGACGCGGGACTCCCCTATGTCTATCTCGGCTATTGGGTGAAGGGGTCCGAGCGAATGGCGTACAAGACGCGCTACCGCCCGATCGAGGTTCTCGGCCCGAACGGCTGGGCCGCGTTTGACCCCGACGCCGACCCGGTCCCGCCGCATGCGCCGCGGGTGCGCGAGCTGGTTTGA